A stretch of DNA from Butyricicoccus intestinisimiae:
GATTCCTGCTTGCAGTCGAGAATACGCATCGGGTTGCGATCCAGACGGTTCAGGCAGTCCTCACACAGACAGTCCTTGTGCTGGTTGAGATAGCCCTTGAGCATGTCATAGTACTTCGGGCGGCAGTTCGGGCAGCCAATCGAGTTGATGTGCACCTTTACCTCGGTGATGCCCAGACGCTTGAGCGCGGTATCTGCCAGAGAGATGATCTCCGCATCGGTTGCCGGTGTCGGTGCGCCAAAACATTCCACGCCGAACTGATGATGCTCGCGCAGACGACCCTTCTGTACATTTTCGTAGCGATAATTCGGCACGATGTAGTATGCCTTGAACGGAAGTCCCTTTGCATACAGGGAATTTTCCAGATATGCACGGACTGTGGAGGAAGTTCCTTCCGGACGCAGAGTTACGGAGCGTCCGCCTTTATCGGTAAACGTGTACATTTCCTTCTGTACAACGTCTGTTGTGTCACCGATGCCACGGTTAAACAGCTCCGTGTGCTCAAAATTCGGGAAGCGAATTTCCTCAAAACCATACTCCATCGCAATGGTTCGCAGTACGCCTTCCACATAATGCCATTTGTATACCTCGGACGGTACAATATCCTTGGTGCCCTTCGGGGCTTTGATGAGTTCAGCCATAAATGGTTATTCCTTTCCGGCGCACGGCACGCGCCGCCGCCCTTTGTTTCTGCTGCGAACAAATCACAGTGACGAAAAACAGGCGGTCTTGGAAAACCGCCTGATTCTTTTTTCTTTTGTCGCCGTTATCTCTTCGGCTTCGGGTTGACGATATCGCGCCAATCCAAATCGCCGCGATCCAGACCAAGAACCAGCATTTCCGCCGTTGCAACATTGGTTGCAATCGGGATGTTGTGCATGTCGCACAGTCGGATCAGGGAATGCAGATCCGGCTCGTACTCGCTGTTGGAGTTCGGGTCACGGAAGAACAGCACCATGTCAATCTCGTTGTACGATACACGAGCACTAATCTGCTGCTCACCGCCCTGCATGCCCGCAAGATACCGTTCAATCTTCAGACCGGTAGCATCTGCCACCAGCTTACCCGTCGTTCCTGTCGCGCAAAGATTATGCTTGGACAGAATTCCGCAGTATGCCATACAGAACTGAATCATCAGTTCCTTTCTTTTATCATGTGCAATCAGTGCAATATTCAAGTTCAGACACCCTCCTTACCGGTCTTTCGCTGCTTTTCACTTCTTATTTATAAACGCATCAGCGGTACTTCTTCACCGTGCAGCCGCCGCGCAATGTTCTGGTAGGCAGCTGCTGCGCTTCTTGCTTTGTCAGACTGTACCGGCTTTCCGGCACCCGCCGCAACCGAGACAGCTTCGTCCTCCGGCACAATGCCGAGCAGACATAGTCCCGTCGCGTCCATGGCATCGTCTACGGTTCCAATCGCGCCCCTGCGGATCAGTCGTCTGCGAATGCGGTTGACAACCAGCCGAACCTGCATCACGCCGTCATCTTCCAGCACACGCGCCATGCGCTCTGCGCCGCGCAGACTGCCGCTTCCGCCGCAGGTGATAATAATCGCCTCATCTGCCACGGCCGCAAACGCGTGATATTCTTCTGCGAGCCCCGCCGGTCCGTCGATGAGAATGTAGTCGAACGCCTCCTCATTTGCCTGACGCGCCAGCAGACGCATGCCGTCCGCCGTCAGCGCGCCGGATTTGAGCGGCTCCGCCGGAGCAGTGAGCAGGAAGAGTTTTTCCAAATCCGGATGATGCGCCGCTGCTTCTGTGAGCGGAATCATGCCGGACGCAACATCCGCAAAGCTAAATACCACGCGGTCGCTCATGCCGAGCACAATATCCAGGTTGCGCAAACCGGAGTCCCCGTCCACAACGAGAACCTTATGATCCTGCTTCGCCAGCGCAGCGCCAACGCCCGCTGCCAGAGAGGTTTTGCCTGTTCCTCCCTTGCCGGATGCAATAACAATGATTTTCGTCATAACGCCTCCTGCTAATCAATAAAATTATATACCAAATCCATGTTTTGCACAAGTGTTTTCTGTTGTCTTTTTTGACATTTGTTACAATCGCTGTGCGCTTGCACACGGCAAGCGCACAGTTTTTTTGCAATTGTTATGCGATAACATCGTAGGCGCCGACATCCTGCGTTCCTGTCGTGCCGTCCGAGGTTCCATCCGTGCTGTTTTTGTCGGAATAGAAGTACGCATCATAAATATCGCGCACAACCGGTGCGACATTGTTGCCCGAATCGCCGCCCTCAATGATGACGCAAACCGCGATCTGCGGATCTTTATACGGTGCATACGAGATAAAGATACCGTTATCCAGCTTGGTGCCGGAAATCTGCGCAGTACCCGACTTGCCGGCAACCTTGATGGAATAGTTTGCAAATACCGACGATGCGGTACCGTCTTCACCGGTAACCTTCGCCATACCTTGCTGAACCAG
This window harbors:
- the hisS gene encoding histidine--tRNA ligase, producing the protein MAELIKAPKGTKDIVPSEVYKWHYVEGVLRTIAMEYGFEEIRFPNFEHTELFNRGIGDTTDVVQKEMYTFTDKGGRSVTLRPEGTSSTVRAYLENSLYAKGLPFKAYYIVPNYRYENVQKGRLREHHQFGVECFGAPTPATDAEIISLADTALKRLGITEVKVHINSIGCPNCRPKYYDMLKGYLNQHKDCLCEDCLNRLDRNPMRILDCKQESCKKVAADAPIALDYLCDDCREHFEKVKTYLDDMGIAYEIDTNIVRGLDYYTKTVFEFVSTNIGAQGTICGGGRYDGLISQLGGQATPGMGFGCGLERLIMVMEAVDAPFPEPPKADIYLAPLGDEADRPVQKLVYDLRQLGVSAERDLVGRGLRAQMKHADRIGARFSAVIGDGELESKVLRVKNMETGEQTETELTAEAIAAVVMA
- the mgsA gene encoding methylglyoxal synthase, with the protein product MNIALIAHDKRKELMIQFCMAYCGILSKHNLCATGTTGKLVADATGLKIERYLAGMQGGEQQISARVSYNEIDMVLFFRDPNSNSEYEPDLHSLIRLCDMHNIPIATNVATAEMLVLGLDRGDLDWRDIVNPKPKR
- the minD gene encoding septum site-determining protein MinD → MTKIIVIASGKGGTGKTSLAAGVGAALAKQDHKVLVVDGDSGLRNLDIVLGMSDRVVFSFADVASGMIPLTEAAAHHPDLEKLFLLTAPAEPLKSGALTADGMRLLARQANEEAFDYILIDGPAGLAEEYHAFAAVADEAIIITCGGSGSLRGAERMARVLEDDGVMQVRLVVNRIRRRLIRRGAIGTVDDAMDATGLCLLGIVPEDEAVSVAAGAGKPVQSDKARSAAAAYQNIARRLHGEEVPLMRL